Proteins encoded within one genomic window of Microcebus murinus isolate Inina chromosome 8, M.murinus_Inina_mat1.0, whole genome shotgun sequence:
- the AGXT gene encoding alanine--glyoxylate aminotransferase, whose translation MLQAPAKASAALVPRVAGWARTMASHRLLVDAPQALLKPLSVPQQLLLGPGPSNLAPRVMVAGGLPMIGHMHKEMFQIMEEIKEGIKYVFQTRNPLTLAISGSGHCALEAALVNLLEPGDSFLVGVNGIWGQRAAEIGERIGARVHPMTKDPGGHYTLQEVEEGLAQHKPALLFLTHGESSTGVLQPLDGYGDLCHRYQCLLLVDSVASLGGAPLYMDQQGIDVLYTGSQKVLNAPPGTAPISFSDRARNKVYTRKTKPFSFYLDLKWLANIWGCDGNPRVYHHTTPVISLYSLRESLALIAEQGLENSWRKHREVTAYLHGRLQGLGLQLFVRDSALRLPTVTTVAVPAGYDWRDIVSYIMDHFSMEITGGLGPSVGKVLRIGLLGCNATRENVDRVMEALKEALQRCPKKKL comes from the exons ATGCTCCAGGCTCCGGCCAAGGCCAGTGCGGCCCTGGTGCCCCGAGTGGCAGGCTGGGCGCGGACCATGGCCTCCCACCGGCTGCTGGTGGACGCCCCGCAGGCCCTGCTCAAGCCCCTGTCTGTCCCCCAGCAGCttctgctggggccaggcccctcTAACCTGGCTCCGCGCGTCATGGTGGCCGGCGGCCTGCCGATGATCGGGCACATGCACAAGGAGATGTTCCAG atcATGGAGGAGATCAAGGAAGGCATCAAGTATGTGTTCCAGACCAGGAACCCCCTCACGCTGGCCATCAGCGGCTCGGGCCACTGCGCCCTGGAGGCCGCCCTGGTCAACCTCCTGGAGCCCGGGGACTCCTTCCTGGTCGGGGTCAACGGCATATGGGGGCAGCGAGCTGCGGAAATTGGGGAGCGCATTG gagcCCGCGTGCACCCGATGACCAAGGACCCTGGGGGCCACTACACGCtgcaggaggtggaggag GGCCTGGCCCAGCACAAGCCCGCACTGCTGTTCTTGACCCACGGGGAGTCGTCCACCGGAGTGCTGCAGCCCCTCGACGGCTACGGGGACCTCTGCCACAG GTACCAGTGCCTGCTGCTGGTGGACTCGGTGGCGTCCCTGGGCGGGGCCCCGCTCTACATGGACCAGCAAG GCATCGATGTCTTGTACACCGGATCCCAGAAGGTCCTGAACGCCCCACCAGGGACCGCGCCCATCTCCTTCAGTGACAGGGCCAG GAACAAGGTCTACACTCGGAAGACCAAGCCCTTCTCCTTCTACCTGGACCTCAAGTGGCTGGCCAACATCTGGGGCTGTGACGGCAATCCCAGGGT GTACCACCACACGACCCCCGTCATCAGCCTCTACAGCCTGAGAGAGAGCCTGGCGCTCATAGCCGAGCAG GGCCTGGAGAACAGCTGGCGGAAGCACCGGGAGGTCACGGCGTACCTGCACGGacggctgcaggggctggggctgcagctcTTTGTGAGGGACTCG gcGCTGCGGCTGCCCACGGTCACCACGGTGGCCGTTCCCGCCGGCTACGACTGGAGGGACATCGTCAGCTACATCATGGACCACTTCAGCATGGAGATCACGGGCGGCCTCGGGCCCTCTGTGGGGAAG GTGCTGCGCATTGGCCTGCTGGGCTGCAACGCCACCCGTGAGAACGTGGACCGCGTGATGGAGGCCCTGAAGGAGGCCCTGCAGCGCTGCCCCAAGAAGAAGCTGTGA